TGGTTTTGATTTGCTCTCTCATCCCTCCCTAGCATCCCTTACCAAAGAAAATGACATTAGTCGAACAAGGTCAATATAACACAAGAAAAAATAAATAGATCTGACTTGCGTGGCTAGATCGGATTGTTCTGAGGTTTGAGATGTTTTGTTCCACATGGCTTCACTCTTTTCTACGTCCAGAATGGTAATCGATCCATATTGACATCGCGTTTGGAAATCACACGATCAAGCTTATTTTCTTCCGTACCAAATATAAATATATGTTCCAAAATAAGCTTCATCAAGCAAAAAGAACAGGGTAGCAGCAATATTCTCTAAAAAATAACTAGGCTGACATTTGAAAACTATTTTTGCTGGACCATGGTTGAAATTGTCTATTGGCAATTGGTAATTCTTGAAAGCGTGCCCAGTTCAGCGCAGCCTTCCAGACGCTGCAATAAAAGCAAGGCTTGATGCGACATACAGTCTTCACAGAGTGCATAAGGTTCGATGGCTTCAAGGGTGCCATAGCAGCCGCAGATAGTGCAACGTTCAGCCTGCAAGAGCAAAGGCATGCATCAGATCTTCACTCAAAACCCAAGATATATACTGCCAGTGCCAAATGATTCTGTAGTGGTGAATGGGGGAATGAATCATGGCTAGCAGTTGCTCAATTCTCACTTGTTTAATAACATAAAATGAATAGTTGAATACTATGTAAAACTACAGCACGGGGAAATAATAAGCAAGAGGTAATCAACATGAGTAGGCAATCTACCAATCTAACATAGCTGGCAATTTATTTAAATTCATTGGAGAAAATATGTATGTGTATGTGTCACTAAGAGTAGACAATTCTCTAGATAAGAGAAGGGGTACACAAACTAGGACACtaaaatatactccctccgttccataatgtagtgcgtATAGTTTTTTTGGAAAGTCAAAATTTGAAAACTTTGACTAAGTTTGGCATTCTAGTAGCTCTAGTGGTTAGCCAACCATGCACTGGAGCTAAATGGCGCGGGTTCGATTCCTCACGAGAGCGATTTTTAACTCCGCCTATATTTGTCTCAACATAGCTGGTCCCAAGCACAggtaaaggaggagggttgtgataggcttggcgagccaacgtcaaaactcagccactcttatggagatgaaacccaaaagattttgttgttgttgtattCTAGATGTACATGTTTTTATCCATAAATTTGGTCAAAGTTTGTGATGCTTGACTTTTTAAaaaatctatatgcactacattatggaacagagggagtaggtAAAATGTCATCAATTTATAACAGAATTAACCATCAAAATCCAAATAGGAGGAGCAGCCACAAAAGTAAACTGCACAAGTCTGAACACCGGTGCTGTAAGTACGTGTGTGGCGACCATTGCAAATCAGACCCTTTttcttgattttttttcttttatacTGGGAGTGATTTGACACACATCTCCAGACAAACACTTCTTACATGTGATATTTATCACTGGTGGATCTTTGAATAAAAGTTAAAGAAGCTTCAGCAATCTAAATTTATCAATGCGGCCATTATTTCCGTTGTTAAAAAGAAAGGAATCGTAATCTGCGGTTGCCCAAAACTGAACAGCTTTGACAGCTTCTACAATAAAAAGCTAACTGTAGAACAAATATCATCAATCAGACCTAATGACCATCATTTTCTTTCCTACAAATACATACAAATCAATTTGAAGGGCATACACAACTGTTTTTCGTAAATGCACCTGTAATTCTTTAACCCCACAGATGTTCCCTACGCTGCCTAAAAAAATTATCTCTAAGATAcaagaaaagaagcaaataaTAGTAAGGACAGGCTGCGTACATAATTGCAAGTGTACGAGGACAACACTCACCTCAGAAGTGAAAGTGCTCTCTGTAGACAACAGACTTCCAGTGTAAGTACCAACAAATGTGGAATTTCTCATCTCGAAATCAGTGAAAGTCTTCGTAATTGGATTGTAGAGCCTTAGCCGTCCTGGTGCAGAGAGGACTATCCTCCCGTCACTTAGAATTTCTAAGGGTTGGGCAAAGAGAATTTCATGCTGGCCATCTATGCTGTACCTTTTATTCCAGACAGATTCCTCAGCATCCATCAAAAACCACAAGTCCAGAGAGCTATATTCAGAATTGTGTGCCATAACTAAGAACCCATCCAAGCATACCAGCGATAGCTCCATGAATAGACTAAAGTAACCGCCATTGCACACTGGCATTGGACCTTGGACAATCCCCATCCACTCCTCTGTCTCAAGGTTGAACGAAGCCATGCTACCTGGTTTGACATGATCCCCACAAAATGTGAAATATTTGTTTAGAAAGTCCACCAAGAAATAGACAACTCCGTTGACGACAACACTTTTGTTACGGTTACTTGTGACAGGGGCCGGAGGGCCCTGTTTGCCCCTCCATCTTGCATGGCGACCATCATCAAGGGTGATGACCTCACAGAGCATTGGGCTGCACTCACCGTAGGAATCATCAATGCTAACACAGCGCAGGGCCTTGTACTCTCCCGTGGAGACAACCTGTCCAAAGTCAAATGATTGTGGGAAGAACTTTTTCACATGTGCATGCTCCTTTGCAGAGCGACTGGGTAATGCAAAAGTATCCCCCGTGGCAGGGTTGATCACATGGCGGGTCGAACGGTGCTCATTTCTGGCGACACAAATAAGGTCCAGGTGGCGTGTGCATTCCAACCGGGCATTCTTCATGCTGGTGGCTATCCGCTTAACGACATGGCCAGACAAGTCCAGAATCTCAATGGTGCCTCTTTCGAACGATTCACCGCTACATGTGACAATCAGTGGCCCGGGGTGGTGGGACTTGTGCGCTGCAACGAAGAGCGGATCTGAGAGGAGGGACCTCCAGGATCGGGAGACTGCTCGGAAGAGGCATAGCGTCTTTGCCGGGAGGCGCACGAGGATGTGACGCAGCATGTCTTCAGGCAGCACGCCATTGCTGGATGCGGCGACGCGCACCTTCTGCTGCATCGCTGAGGGCAGGCGTCACACTTTGCCtgcaacaacaagaacaacaggGGAGTACGCTTATCATGTTGCTCAATAATCTGGCGAGAATAGGCGAGCAAGAAACCCAAATATGCACAATAGAGACAACAGGTTCGCATCAAGTGGGaattatttttttgattttcattCTACTATGCACCAATCTTAGGTCTATTGCATTGCCCTTGCCTATGATTACGACGCTACGAAATTAGTAGGTGCCACTGCAAACGTCTAGGGTTCCGGAAGCTGATTAAAACCTAAATCTAAGCCTAGTAAATCATCTACTTGGTGACGCTCCAGAGATAGGGGCTTGACCGGTGATAAGGGGACGGCCAGGAAAGAGGGAGGGGTTGTTACCACGTCGACGACGCTGGTGAGGTGCGCGGGCGCGCGGCCGGGACGGATGGATGGCGGCGAGATCGGAGGCGGCGCGGGAGCAGTGGCGAGTGGAGACTGGCGTCGCCTAGTCCCGGGGGG
The sequence above is a segment of the Aegilops tauschii subsp. strangulata cultivar AL8/78 chromosome 6, Aet v6.0, whole genome shotgun sequence genome. Coding sequences within it:
- the LOC109763738 gene encoding F-box protein At3g07870; amino-acid sequence: MQQKVRVAASSNGVLPEDMLRHILVRLPAKTLCLFRAVSRSWRSLLSDPLFVAAHKSHHPGPLIVTCSGESFERGTIEILDLSGHVVKRIATSMKNARLECTRHLDLICVARNEHRSTRHVINPATGDTFALPSRSAKEHAHVKKFFPQSFDFGQVVSTGEYKALRCVSIDDSYGECSPMLCEVITLDDGRHARWRGKQGPPAPVTSNRNKSVVVNGVVYFLVDFLNKYFTFCGDHVKPGSMASFNLETEEWMGIVQGPMPVCNGGYFSLFMELSLVCLDGFLVMAHNSEYSSLDLWFLMDAEESVWNKRYSIDGQHEILFAQPLEILSDGRIVLSAPGRLRLYNPITKTFTDFEMRNSTFVGTYTGSLLSTESTFTSEAERCTICGCYGTLEAIEPYALCEDCMSHQALLLLQRLEGCAELGTLSRITNCQ